Proteins co-encoded in one uncultured Draconibacterium sp. genomic window:
- a CDS encoding PAS domain S-box protein produces MTGEKNQDQNKRTEELEQELSKLKLELENSRFQEEQEREKRLFYQMIAEFAYAWELWFEPNGKIKYCSPSCSDLTGYTANQIITSSGIAALMVYDADKEKYSNFLTGALNQTLVNQTLEFRVLTRTKQLRWFMMNVRGVYDKIGKYLGIRASVLDISRLKQAMGHISELERTKEFDSRNKQRLQTELEMKDRELVSFLLQLSQKNELLTKAVHLLQSGDAAKSKKAASLVQQLKDLLEANAVQPVDWSMVENQVEKIHPGFLDRLQKRHPVVSVNDKKLCSYIRLGLSSKEIAGLLNITSKSVEISRVRLRKKLGINAKIHLVKYLEQL; encoded by the coding sequence ATGACCGGCGAAAAAAATCAGGATCAAAACAAGCGAACAGAAGAACTGGAGCAAGAGCTTTCGAAGCTAAAGCTTGAACTGGAGAATTCCAGATTTCAGGAAGAGCAGGAGCGCGAAAAACGTTTGTTTTACCAGATGATTGCTGAGTTTGCTTATGCCTGGGAGTTATGGTTTGAACCAAACGGCAAGATTAAATATTGTTCACCCTCGTGTTCCGATCTAACGGGATATACTGCCAACCAAATTATTACTTCGTCTGGAATTGCGGCATTAATGGTTTACGATGCCGACAAAGAGAAATACAGCAATTTTTTAACGGGAGCTTTAAACCAGACCTTGGTTAACCAAACGCTCGAATTTCGTGTGCTAACACGTACCAAGCAGCTTCGGTGGTTTATGATGAACGTGCGCGGTGTGTACGATAAAATTGGGAAATACCTTGGAATTCGGGCGTCGGTGTTGGATATTAGCCGTCTGAAACAGGCCATGGGACACATCTCTGAATTGGAGCGTACCAAAGAATTTGACAGTCGAAACAAGCAGCGCTTGCAAACTGAGCTTGAGATGAAAGACCGTGAACTGGTTTCGTTTTTATTACAACTGTCTCAGAAAAACGAATTACTTACCAAGGCTGTTCATTTGCTCCAATCGGGTGATGCCGCAAAATCAAAAAAAGCTGCTTCGCTTGTTCAGCAACTTAAGGATTTACTGGAAGCCAATGCCGTTCAGCCGGTTGATTGGTCGATGGTAGAAAACCAGGTGGAGAAAATACATCCCGGATTTCTCGATCGTTTGCAAAAGCGACATCCAGTGGTTTCGGTAAACGATAAAAAGTTGTGTTCCTATATTCGATTGGGCTTATCGAGCAAAGAAATTGCAGGTCTTCTGAATATTACTTCCAAAAGCGTGGAAATCTCGCGCGTACGTTTGCGAAAGAAACTCGGAATAAACGCAAAAATCCATCTTGTAAAATATCTGGAACAATTGTAG
- a CDS encoding nucleoside deaminase: MEEQKEKFMEAAIALAKKGMDDNSGGPFGAVVVKDNKIIAQGYNQVTSANDPTAHAEVVAIREACKVLNTFQLEGCTIYTSCEPCPMCLGAIYWARPDKVVFGATKQDAASAQFDDQFIYDELEKELDRRHIQFENMMRKEAREVFEAWNNKEDKKEY, encoded by the coding sequence ATGGAAGAGCAGAAGGAAAAATTTATGGAGGCTGCGATTGCGCTTGCTAAAAAAGGGATGGATGATAACAGCGGAGGTCCATTTGGTGCCGTGGTGGTGAAGGACAATAAAATTATTGCACAAGGATACAATCAGGTTACTTCAGCGAATGATCCCACCGCACATGCTGAAGTCGTGGCGATACGAGAAGCTTGTAAAGTTTTAAATACTTTCCAATTGGAAGGATGTACAATTTATACTTCGTGCGAACCCTGCCCAATGTGTTTGGGCGCTATCTACTGGGCCCGCCCTGACAAGGTTGTTTTTGGAGCAACCAAGCAGGATGCCGCGAGTGCACAGTTTGACGATCAGTTTATTTACGATGAACTGGAGAAGGAACTCGACCGCCGACATATACAGTTTGAAAATATGATGCGCAAAGAAGCCCGCGAGGTTTTTGAAGCGTGGAATAACAAGGAGGATAAAAAGGAGTATTAA
- a CDS encoding ThuA domain-containing protein, translating into MAQSPAKYKVVAFYTGKNDPAHISFVHEVDKWLTELAKDSCFEYESTNDWNRLNKDNLSGVDVVVFLDTRPDSLPNRLAFQNYMENGGAWLGFHFCAFALDGSTYPQNWDWYHETFLGSGQYKGNTWRPTTAIMNVENNSHPVTSDLPNNFVASPNEWYSWENDLRENPYIDILVSIDSSSFPLGTGPKKHEIWHDGYYPVVWTNRHFEMLYINMGHNDIDYESDTNKELSFTFNNAVQNKLIIDALFWLISCDSSSMR; encoded by the coding sequence ATGGCGCAGTCACCGGCTAAATATAAAGTGGTCGCTTTTTATACCGGGAAAAATGATCCTGCTCACATAAGTTTTGTTCATGAAGTTGACAAGTGGCTAACCGAATTGGCGAAAGATTCATGTTTTGAATATGAATCGACAAACGACTGGAATAGGTTGAATAAGGATAATCTTTCAGGTGTGGATGTGGTCGTTTTTCTAGATACACGTCCTGATTCTTTGCCGAATCGGCTGGCATTTCAAAACTATATGGAAAATGGAGGAGCCTGGTTGGGGTTTCATTTTTGTGCTTTTGCGCTTGATGGTTCTACGTATCCACAAAACTGGGATTGGTACCATGAAACCTTTTTAGGTTCGGGGCAATACAAAGGGAATACCTGGCGGCCAACCACGGCAATTATGAATGTAGAGAATAATTCTCATCCGGTTACAAGTGATCTGCCGAACAACTTTGTTGCTTCTCCCAATGAATGGTATAGTTGGGAAAATGATCTCAGAGAAAATCCGTACATTGACATCCTTGTTTCCATCGATTCGTCCAGTTTTCCTCTTGGGACAGGTCCTAAAAAACATGAAATATGGCACGACGGATATTATCCTGTTGTGTGGACTAACCGGCATTTTGAAATGCTTTATATCAATATGGGGCACAACGATATCGATTATGAAAGTGATACGAATAAGGAGCTGTCTTTCACGTTTAACAATGCGGTACAAAATAAACTGATAATTGATGCCTTGTTTTGGCTGATCTCTTGTGATTCATCTTCAATGAGATGA
- a CDS encoding ABC transporter permease, which produces MTKFQYIIKSFLHYFKANLLVAIGVAISTMVLTGSLVIGDSVRHSLTQATFYRLGETTHLVAVKERYFRQEMASEMEATNPELKATSVLLLEGMAVADGGQQRANKVQVVGVDTDFEEIANTPFFAELQNSEIAISENLAERLEKGEGDNILVRIKKASLIPMNAPFVSAEETSVSLRATIKKVVTKDELGRFSLKNSQTAPYNIFMSIERLNRLMEFEGKANQILVSTDLETQVVSEVVNTCLTSVDAGLTLKKIDDGREVEISTERVFMEEKISDLLGSLPEADMILTYFVNAIDHNQSSVPYSFVSSVNDSKLAPNEIILNRWTADDLNANLGDTIRVQYFKIGPLRQLENKEAAFVLKEIVPMDSPLADPTRVPLLPGLSDAGHCREWEAGVPIDLDAIREKDEKYWDDYKGTPKAFISTESALQLWSNRFGQYTAVRYPVQMFNEDAYKTEFAAAISPADLGMIVEPIREQGVHAAQNGTDFSGLFIGLSFFILVASIVLTALLFRLNLESRSAQIGLLVALGFQQKHIRRFYLSEGFVVSLFGGVVGLVISYFYTTLVFRILNSLWFDIVRTNVLEIQLLPSILVIGLVIGLVVSLAAIAISLSRFQKQKAVELQKQITVKESRLKTRLLNGILWGALTLSVVVFVLQLLAEQADASMFFMSGGLMLLGLLLLFRNLLMKRAVKKSREFQFSQLSAINLTRNISRSTTIVTLFALGTFIVISTGSYKMDLIAGANKKTSGTGGFLYFAETTMPVLFDINNEEKKAEEGIYEDFNVVQFRKVDGDDASCLNLNRIAQPAILGVNAENLADRFEFAAKMKDLDADPWLSLETDSDDGTIPAIADQTVIQWGLGMKVGDVLLYQNELGDTLKLKLIAGTKPSVFQGYVIISNKYFLENYPSSSGSNIFLVGGDVENETAIGDELQSVFRDYGWEMEGAAKRLVEFYSVTNTYLSIFLALGALGLILGTIGLAVILARTILERRREIALMQAIGFTKSSVFKLLRNEYLLLLVSGVLLGFITAVLATLPAFLSTNTDASFSTVAIVVALILVNGVVWIVGLSWFSLKRKVLVSGLQVE; this is translated from the coding sequence ATGACCAAATTTCAATACATAATAAAATCTTTTCTTCATTATTTTAAAGCCAATTTATTGGTGGCAATTGGTGTGGCTATCAGCACGATGGTTTTAACCGGCTCGCTGGTAATCGGCGATTCGGTGCGACACAGTTTAACCCAGGCAACCTTTTATCGTTTAGGCGAAACAACACACCTGGTAGCTGTAAAAGAGCGCTATTTTCGTCAGGAAATGGCTTCGGAGATGGAAGCGACAAATCCGGAACTGAAAGCTACTTCAGTACTTTTGTTGGAGGGAATGGCAGTTGCCGATGGTGGTCAGCAACGGGCGAATAAAGTTCAGGTGGTTGGCGTTGATACTGATTTTGAGGAGATCGCAAACACCCCATTTTTCGCTGAATTACAAAATAGTGAGATTGCCATAAGCGAGAACCTGGCGGAACGCTTGGAAAAGGGAGAAGGTGATAATATCTTGGTTCGTATTAAAAAAGCCAGCCTGATCCCGATGAATGCGCCGTTTGTCTCGGCAGAAGAAACAAGTGTGTCTTTGCGCGCAACTATAAAAAAAGTAGTTACGAAAGATGAGCTGGGACGCTTTAGTTTGAAAAATTCACAGACGGCACCCTATAATATTTTTATGTCGATTGAACGCCTGAACCGCTTAATGGAATTTGAAGGGAAAGCCAATCAAATCCTGGTTTCAACGGATCTGGAAACGCAAGTGGTTTCCGAAGTGGTAAACACCTGTTTGACGTCTGTCGATGCCGGATTGACATTGAAAAAAATAGATGATGGACGAGAGGTGGAAATTTCTACTGAGCGGGTTTTTATGGAAGAGAAAATTTCTGATCTACTGGGAAGTTTGCCCGAAGCAGATATGATTTTGACCTACTTTGTAAATGCTATCGACCATAATCAATCTTCGGTTCCGTATTCATTTGTGTCATCAGTGAACGACTCAAAACTGGCTCCAAATGAAATAATATTAAATCGGTGGACTGCAGATGATCTCAATGCGAATTTAGGAGACACCATTCGCGTACAATATTTCAAGATTGGCCCTTTGCGCCAGTTGGAAAATAAAGAGGCGGCGTTTGTTTTAAAGGAGATTGTTCCGATGGATTCGCCACTGGCAGATCCAACGCGTGTACCACTTTTGCCGGGATTGTCTGATGCCGGGCATTGCCGCGAGTGGGAAGCCGGTGTTCCAATTGATTTGGATGCCATCCGCGAAAAAGATGAAAAATACTGGGACGATTATAAAGGAACTCCAAAGGCTTTTATTTCAACTGAAAGTGCTTTGCAGTTGTGGTCCAATCGTTTTGGGCAGTATACGGCAGTACGTTATCCGGTTCAAATGTTTAATGAGGATGCATATAAAACGGAATTTGCAGCCGCCATCTCGCCTGCAGATTTAGGAATGATCGTTGAACCCATTCGTGAACAGGGCGTGCACGCTGCTCAAAACGGTACCGATTTTAGCGGACTGTTCATCGGTCTGAGCTTTTTTATTCTGGTCGCTTCAATCGTTTTAACGGCATTGCTTTTTCGTTTGAATCTGGAAAGCCGCTCAGCACAAATCGGATTGTTGGTCGCACTTGGGTTTCAGCAAAAACATATTCGGCGTTTTTACCTGTCAGAGGGTTTTGTGGTTTCGCTGTTTGGTGGCGTTGTTGGGCTGGTGATTTCGTATTTTTATACCACCTTGGTTTTCCGTATTTTAAATTCCTTGTGGTTTGATATTGTTCGCACCAATGTGCTCGAAATTCAATTGTTGCCATCAATATTGGTAATCGGGTTGGTCATCGGTTTGGTTGTTTCGTTGGCTGCGATTGCCATTTCATTAAGTCGCTTTCAAAAGCAAAAAGCCGTTGAATTGCAAAAACAGATAACCGTAAAAGAAAGCCGCTTAAAAACACGGTTGCTGAATGGCATTTTGTGGGGAGCATTGACTTTGTCGGTTGTGGTTTTTGTACTGCAATTATTGGCAGAGCAGGCCGATGCTTCCATGTTTTTTATGTCGGGTGGACTTATGCTGCTTGGACTGTTATTGCTTTTCAGAAATCTGCTGATGAAACGGGCGGTCAAAAAGTCCCGCGAGTTTCAGTTCAGTCAGTTGTCAGCCATAAATCTTACCCGAAATATCAGTCGATCGACTACCATTGTTACACTTTTTGCATTGGGAACCTTTATTGTTATATCAACCGGCTCGTATAAAATGGATTTGATTGCCGGAGCCAACAAAAAAACAAGTGGCACCGGAGGTTTTTTGTATTTTGCCGAAACTACTATGCCCGTTCTTTTTGATATTAATAACGAGGAAAAGAAGGCGGAAGAGGGCATTTACGAAGATTTTAATGTGGTGCAGTTTCGCAAAGTAGATGGCGACGATGCCAGTTGCCTGAACCTGAATCGTATTGCACAACCCGCAATTTTAGGCGTTAATGCCGAAAATCTGGCCGACCGGTTTGAATTTGCCGCAAAAATGAAAGATCTGGATGCTGATCCATGGTTGAGTTTGGAAACTGATTCTGACGATGGAACTATTCCTGCCATTGCTGACCAAACTGTTATCCAGTGGGGGCTGGGAATGAAAGTTGGCGATGTGTTGTTGTATCAGAATGAATTAGGCGATACATTAAAATTGAAATTGATCGCCGGAACAAAACCATCGGTTTTTCAAGGTTACGTTATCATCTCAAATAAATATTTTCTGGAAAATTATCCCAGTAGCTCAGGATCGAATATCTTTTTAGTAGGGGGTGATGTTGAAAATGAAACAGCAATTGGTGACGAGTTACAATCTGTATTCCGCGATTATGGCTGGGAGATGGAAGGTGCGGCAAAACGCCTCGTTGAGTTTTATTCCGTAACAAACACTTATTTATCCATATTTCTGGCTTTGGGTGCCCTCGGACTTATCCTGGGAACGATTGGTTTGGCCGTAATTCTGGCAAGAACTATATTGGAACGCCGACGTGAAATAGCTTTGATGCAAGCCATTGGATTCACCAAAAGTTCTGTTTTTAAATTGTTGAGAAACGAATATCTGCTGCTGTTGGTGTCAGGAGTTTTGCTTGGTTTTATTACAGCAGTTCTTGCTACGTTGCCGGCATTTTTGTCTACCAATACTGATGCATCATTCTCAACAGTGGCAATTGTAGTAGCACTGATTCTTGTGAACGGCGTAGTTTGGATTGTTGGTCTAAGTTGGTTTTCATTAAAAAGAAAAGTTTTAGTGTCGGGATTGCAGGTTGAATAA
- a CDS encoding ABC transporter ATP-binding protein: protein MLLQLKNISKGYGEAGTHSFRPVLKELDLELVKGQKVAIIGPSGSGKTTLLNLVGALDTPDSGEVLFNGTNITGYSSAQLAAFRNQNLGFVFQMHHLMPQLSLWENVLLPLLPKGKITKEQKDWAEYLIKKVGISEQRNQKPSEMSGGECQRTAVVRALINKPELILADEPTGALDEANANALSELLIQLSEEEGVTLVTVTHSTELAQKMDTKLLLRNGKLEKE, encoded by the coding sequence ATGCTACTACAACTAAAAAACATATCAAAAGGTTACGGAGAAGCCGGTACACACAGCTTTCGGCCTGTATTAAAAGAACTCGATCTTGAATTGGTAAAAGGACAAAAAGTGGCAATTATCGGACCGAGCGGATCCGGGAAAACAACTTTGCTGAACCTGGTTGGAGCTTTGGATACGCCTGATTCCGGGGAGGTACTATTTAACGGCACTAATATTACCGGATACAGTTCTGCTCAGTTGGCAGCTTTTCGTAATCAGAATCTTGGCTTTGTTTTTCAAATGCATCATTTAATGCCACAGCTGAGTTTATGGGAGAACGTGTTGCTGCCGCTTTTGCCAAAAGGAAAAATAACAAAGGAGCAAAAAGACTGGGCAGAATACCTGATCAAAAAAGTTGGCATTTCAGAGCAACGTAACCAAAAGCCTTCAGAAATGTCAGGAGGTGAGTGTCAACGAACTGCAGTGGTTCGTGCTTTAATAAATAAGCCGGAATTAATCCTTGCCGATGAACCGACCGGAGCACTTGATGAGGCCAATGCCAACGCACTTTCCGAGTTGCTTATTCAACTCAGTGAAGAAGAAGGCGTGACTTTGGTAACTGTTACACACTCAACAGAGTTGGCTCAAAAAATGGATACGAAACTTTTGTTACGAAACGGTAAATTGGAAAAAGAATAA